Proteins from a single region of Amblyomma americanum isolate KBUSLIRL-KWMA chromosome 10, ASM5285725v1, whole genome shotgun sequence:
- the LOC144107436 gene encoding kelch domain-containing protein 3-like, translating into MWTLRKSSIPKRINGKSVTINGKIYSIDNYQAVRHAVQRYLFDVYVFDPASHRWDVLQTESAPDSGPVYFLGHSVVAYGHCAYVWGKSNIRPWVNGVYRFDTRTLTWSRPEECGQMPRPHTGHSACVLGQRMYVFAGFSMDSPHHVFFLDLQTMKWHRVATSGEAPAQRCFHTATAIGTRMYVWGGQVNGAEDNDCYDNRLYYLETTTSVWVRPQVRGVRPVGRKHHAALVYDGELYICGGYSGRLGTCFADMHKYDLEKSCWTEVKPSGLGPSARYSHGCCALGQRVFVFGGHGPPPNPEDGEHIDDTSEEGKCCVGFSWDVGRAFRRVERQTPGSACVTILRRHAESTVHRNSR; encoded by the exons ATGTGGACGCTTCGGAAGAGCTCCATTCCGAAGCGCATCAACGGCAAGTCTGTCACCATCAACGGGAAGATCTACTCAATCGACAACTACCAGGCGGTCAGGCATGCAGTCCAACGATACCTCTTCGACGTGTACGTATTTGACCCCGCATCGCACCGGTGGGACGTGCTGCAGACCGAGTCGGCACCTGACAGCGGGCCGGTCTACTTTTTAGGCCACAGCGTTGTTGCCTACGGCCACTGCGCCTACGTGTGGGGCAAATCGAACATCAGGCCATGGGTTAACGGCGTATACCGCTTCGACACCCGCACCCTGACGTGGAGCCGTCCCGAAGAGTGCGGCCAAATGCCGAGACCGCACACCGGCCACTCGGCATGCGTGCTGGGTCAGCGGATGTACGTGTTTGCAGGCTTCAGCATGGATTCCCCGCACCATGTGTTTTTTCTGGACCTACAAACCATGAAGTGGCATCGCGTCGCGACCAGCGGAGAGGCCCCTGCTCAACGCTGCTTTCATACGGCGACCGCTATCGGAACCCGCATGTACGTCTGGGGTGGCCAGGTAAACGGCGCAGAGGACAACGACTGCTACGACAATCGTTTGTACTATCTGGAAACGACCACCTCAGTGTGGGTGCGCCCCCAAGTGCGGGGCGTGCGTCCCGTGGGCCGCAAACATCACGCTGCATTAGTGTACGACGGAGAGCTCTACATCTGTGGAGGCTACAGCGGACGGCTGGGCACCTGCTTTGCGGACATGCACAAGTACGACCTCGAAAAGTCGTGCTGGACTGAAGTGAAGCCAAGTGGATTAGGACCATCTGCAAGGTACTCCCATGGCTGCTGCGCACTTGGACAACGTGTGTTCGTCTTCGGTGGGCACGGGCCTCCACCCAATCCTGAGGACGGTGAGCATATCGACGACACTAGTGAGGAGGGAAAG TGCTGTGTGGGCTTCTCGTGGGATGTGGGTAGGGCCTTCAGGAGGGTGGAG CGTCAGACACCTGGCAGTGCCTGCGTCACCATCCTACGTCGTCATGCGGAGAGTACTGTGCACAGGAACTCCAGGTGA